The sequence below is a genomic window from Thioclava nitratireducens.
GTAGCCGATGAAAGCCAGTTTGTCGGCGGCGACACGGCCCAGAAGCTCCTTGCGGGTCTTCGCGGCCATCTCCTTGTCCATATCGTATTTCACTTCCCATTCCGGGCGCTGAAGCGACCAGACATAGTGGTTCGACGTGTCGGCAGCGAGCATCAGACCTTTGCCGCCCGACTCCACCATGAAAGCCATATGGCCCGGCGTGTGGCCGAAGGCTTCGACCGCCGAGATGCCGGAGACGACCGAATCGCCACCCTTGAGGTAGCTCATCTTCTCGGCCAGCGGACGGACCTTGGCCTCGAACGTGTCGTTGCCCGCGTTCGACCAATGGTCGAATTCCTTTTGGCCGGTGATGTAGGCAGCATTGGCGAAGGTCTCGCCGCCATCGCCCATCAGCCCGCCGATATGGTCGCCATGCATATGGGTGATCACGACGTGGGTGATGTCCTCGGGCGAGTGCCCAGCGGCGGCGAGCGCCGAGGTGATCCCCTCGGGCGACAGGCCGGTGTCGAAGAGGATTTTCTCCGAGCCGGTCTCGATCAGGGTCGGGGTGAAGAAGTTAAGCGACTTGTCCGCAGGGATGTAATTGGCCTCAGAGAGCTTGGCGAAGTCCTCGGGGCTGGCGTTCATGCCGAAGATAGTCTGCGGCTCTTCCAGCTCGCGCGATCCGGCGAGCAGCGTGGTGATCGTCAGATCTCCCATCTGCATCCGACGATAGCGCGGGATCGCGGGCGGGGCTTCGTTCGCGCTTTGCGCGGCGGCGCCGGTCCCGGTCAGAAGCGCGGGGGCGGCGGGCAGGAAAGCGGCGGTTTTCAATGCTGTACGGCGGGTCATGAAGGTCCTGGTCATCGGGTCTCTCCCTCTCGATGGTTGATCTTCGCATGTCGAAGTCGAGCGCTTCGCGCCGCTCCCACAGACTCGTGAACGTAGCGTGAGCCGCTTCGGTTCACTCCCACCAGCGATCGATCGAAGAAATATCGCCGTCGGACCACCCGAGGTGATGCGCCAATTCGTGCACGAAAACATGGGTGACGAGGGCACCGAGGGGCTCGTTGCCGCGCGAGACCCACTCGTCGAGGATCGGACGTCGGAAGAGCCAGATCACATCCGCGTGGCCACCGGGGTCCATCACGGATTTCTCGGTCAACGGGATGCCGTCATAAA
It includes:
- a CDS encoding MBL fold metallo-hydrolase produces the protein MTRTFMTRRTALKTAAFLPAAPALLTGTGAAAQSANEAPPAIPRYRRMQMGDLTITTLLAGSRELEEPQTIFGMNASPEDFAKLSEANYIPADKSLNFFTPTLIETGSEKILFDTGLSPEGITSALAAAGHSPEDITHVVITHMHGDHIGGLMGDGGETFANAAYITGQKEFDHWSNAGNDTFEAKVRPLAEKMSYLKGGDSVVSGISAVEAFGHTPGHMAFMVESGGKGLMLAADTSNHYVWSLQRPEWEVKYDMDKEMAAKTRKELLGRVAADKLAFIGYHMPFPGVGHLEALDTGFHFHPITYQLNV